TAAGCAATATGACCATGATATTTGAAAGCATAGTAAGAGAAAAAATTATGAACAAATTATCACATTATTTAAACCTCAATACTGTTGAATTAATGTTGATTGATAGTACTAGctcaacaacaataacaacaagaCTCGCCACTTTGGTCGTTTAGCATTTATTtcattttaccatttttttgacATAACTTTGTTTAGCCGTCTATCTAACCGATactaacttttttatatttttttctcactGCTCTACCCAGTTGAACAAATAGCCCTGATTTCTTCTCAACACTTCGGTTGTTTATATTTATTCGTCAAAGTGTACATTCGAGTCATTAGGAAGTCGCAACACAACACACAAGTACATCGAGACTTCGAATGTATTCAAGCAAAACATGTGAAAACCGCCTCTCCGAGCACAATCCCATCAACAGCATCCAGCAATCTCTCTTTTGTCACCTGAGTGAGTCACCACATTCAAAACAAACTTCTAATAATGTTACAACATATGCTGCTTAAACTAacctatatatttaaaacaaaatatatactaattaatccCTTTTTTATAAGTCCCATATATattctttgttcttttttagAATTCAGCAATACCTCCTCCTGAGTTGAACTTTACTAATAACTCGGGAAGATAGTTTTTCGCATATTACCGTGTGCCCAAGATTGGGTTTATCGTTGAGAGCAAAGAGCTTGAACTGGAAACGATGACCGTGACTAGGCATGAGAGGCCCACGCCATCCCGGGATCTTGTGATCGTTATTCCCTTCTCGAATACCAGCAACCTGCTCATCGTTGCCAGAAAATCCTTCCGGCAGACCTTTCATGTCCGGCGGAATGTCGACAACCACCCACACAGTCCACGGCACGAGAGGTCCACTAGGATCAGGAGCATCTATGTCCTCAACCACCAAGGCCAGCGACTTGGTACCTTGGGGAACGTTGTACCTccacaatatttacatttacttTATTCAATCCTTGGTGTCCAACATATCGCATTAATATTGAATTTTGTTGATAACCCAAAAGTAATTaccatagaaaaaaaattaccattcaAGAGGAGGAGAGATATTCTTCTTCACACCTTGACCTCCCTTTGTATATTTTCTCGGCAGCTTCCCTTCGTTGTCTATCGTCGGCGACACAAGTCTGAATTCCTCACTCGACATTTTTCTCCTtaattttttgtgtgtgtgttaatTGCAAATGCACCTACGTACCGTGTTTAATTACTGATTTGTATGGTTCTCGACGTGAACAATTATGGCGACACGTGGATGACACGTGACGCCTTTGGGTGTCTGGAAGGGAGGAGGTTAACACTCTGATGTCTTTGAGACATGACTTGTGGCATAACCCCATATCGGGCATTTCATAATCAGTTAATGAGCAAGCTGCCATTTCGAAATATCTTACTATTCAAGTGAACATCAGAGCGTTCTTTATGTATAATGGATAACAACACGTCGTTTTGACAGTGTGAAGACGCTTCGTATTTCAAATACACGCGCGCCACACGACACGCACTAAGATGTTCATTCCTCTGCTGCGAATAGACTTGATAGAAAATcggaaaaagagagagagagagacgagttCTCCGATCA
This genomic stretch from Brassica napus cultivar Da-Ae chromosome C9, Da-Ae, whole genome shotgun sequence harbors:
- the LOC106435872 gene encoding UPF0098 protein CT_736, whose protein sequence is MSSEEFRLVSPTIDNEGKLPRKYTKGGQGVKKNISPPLEWYNVPQGTKSLALVVEDIDAPDPSGPLVPWTVWVVVDIPPDMKGLPEGFSGNDEQVAGIREGNNDHKIPGWRGPLMPSHGHRFQFKLFALNDKPNLGHTVTKERLLDAVDGIVLGEAVFTCFA